TGCCAGACCGGACCCGCCGTATGGATCACCCGCTTCGCCGGCAGCTTCCCGGCCGTCGTCGCCACCGCCTCGCCCGTGGGCAGGCCGCCGGGATAGCGCGTCCGGCGCAGCTCCTGGCACTCCGCCAGGATCTCGGGGCCGCCGCGCCGGTGGATGGCGCCGTCCACACCTCCGCCGCCCAGTAGTGTCGAGTTGGCGGCGTTCACCACCGCCTCGACCTGCTGCTCGGTGATGTCTCCCTGCACCAGCCGAACGTTCGTGCTGCCGATGCGCAGGTGCTCCATACCACCTCTCCCACTACCTGCTGCGCCTGCCGCTGCCGCCGTCCGGTGGGCCAGGCGGGAAGGGCTTCAAGGCAGGAGCGGGCCCGCCGCCGGCGGCGGCTCGATCCTCACGATCCATAGGCCGTTGTGCATGTCGTTCACGTAGGCCAGCCCGTCCTTCACCACCACGCCCCAGGTCATGGTCGAGTTGGGGACCTTGCCCTCCAGGTCGGCGGTGTTGAGGTGCGCGATCTCCCTCCCCTGCGCGCGCAGGTCGCCGCGCAGGTCGCCTGAGATGTCGAACGCGCGGAACCCCGCGTTGTAGGCGCCCATGTACAGCGTGTCCCCCGCGACCCAGACGTTGTGCACGCCGCCGAACTCGGGCTCGTACCAGGCGACCGCGCGGGGGTGCTCGAGGTCGCTCACGTCCAGCACCTGCAGCCGGCCGTAGGCGCGTCCCGCGGCGGCATCCTTGGCGCCGCGCACCGGTGCGGCCGGGAACACCTCGTCGGCAGTGAACACGTAGTCCTTGTGGCGCCAGGCGGTGTGGGTGCCGCGGATGAACCCCGGGCCGCTCGTCGCCTCGACGTCCCGGTACAGCTCGTTCAGGTCGTACTTGTACTGGCTGACGAACTGCGGGTTGGACGGGCTGCCGCCCCTCACGCCATTGCCCACGTCCAGGATCACGACCCCGTCGTTCCAGTAAGCCAGGTAGGCCAGCCCATCCTTGACATCCACGTCGTGGAGC
This sequence is a window from Gemmatimonadota bacterium. Protein-coding genes within it:
- a CDS encoding O-acetyl-ADP-ribose deacetylase: MEHLRIGSTNVRLVQGDITEQQVEAVVNAANSTLLGGGGVDGAIHRRGGPEILAECQELRRTRYPGGLPTGEAVATTAGKLPAKRVIHTAGPVWHGGGRGEPELLRSAYRNSLERAREEGLRTVAFPAISTGAYGYPIRQAAPLALGAVADYVPSHPDAFDEIRFVLFSASDLEAYREALSGLAQDEPG